The Azospirillum brasilense genome window below encodes:
- a CDS encoding phosphatase PAP2 family protein produces the protein MSDEDFTDRVLDGVNGLDGTARRKAVALGAEAPALRDGLQVPSSRMVLMPALGALWAAGLGMEKPGWSRLARQGLLAIALGTVAGKGIKRVVCRARPNEGRDPSRWGKADGKHASFPSGHAINVSALTTAVGLNRGLSPETMVTLGFAAAVGWSSLATERHWASDYAAGMATGVLAGLAAKALDGWAEDQLS, from the coding sequence ATGAGCGACGAGGATTTCACGGACCGTGTTCTGGACGGCGTGAACGGGCTGGACGGAACCGCCCGCCGCAAGGCCGTCGCCCTGGGCGCGGAGGCGCCGGCCCTGCGCGACGGGCTCCAGGTGCCCAGCTCGCGCATGGTGCTGATGCCGGCGCTGGGCGCGCTGTGGGCCGCCGGGCTGGGCATGGAGAAGCCGGGCTGGTCGCGCCTCGCCCGGCAGGGGCTGCTCGCCATCGCGTTGGGGACGGTGGCCGGCAAGGGGATCAAGCGCGTCGTCTGCCGCGCCCGCCCGAACGAGGGCCGCGACCCCAGCCGCTGGGGCAAGGCCGACGGCAAGCACGCCTCCTTCCCCTCCGGCCACGCCATCAACGTGTCGGCACTGACCACGGCGGTCGGGCTGAACCGCGGCCTGTCCCCGGAAACCATGGTCACCCTGGGCTTCGCCGCGGCGGTGGGCTGGTCAAGCCTCGCCACCGAACGGCACTGGGCGTCCGACTACGCCGCCGGCATGGCGACCGGCGTGCTGGCCGGTCTGGCCGCCAAGGCGCTCGACGGCTGGGCGGAGGACCAGCTGTCCTGA
- a CDS encoding [protein-PII] uridylyltransferase, which yields MLSTRAASADASDAKDAGTANIPNKRAILSRRKLAEDLETLVAEHGTGDKLRPALIARLRGALNDGRAEVRARFEAKGSGEDCVRQNCYLADGVVRSLADLTVTHIFPTPNPTSGEVFDIVATGGYGRGELAPFSDIDLLFLLPYKRTPRVEQVVEYMLYILWDLGLKVGHAVRSVDDCIRQSKADVTIRTAILESRYLWGPRKLFTELRRRFDREVVAGTGPEFVEAKLAERDNRHLKLGDSRYVLEPNLKDGKGGLRDLQTLFWIAKYLYRVEDVDDLVGKKVLLPEEAQRFAKAQNFLWTARCHLHYLTGRMEDRMTFDVQTSIGNRMGYTDHAGTKGVERFMKHYFLVAKDVGDLTRIFCAALEAESKRPPKFNILRLAALARRKDVDGFVVDGERLNVRSDRQFKDEPLDMIRLFHTAQQNDIDIHPNALRAITRSLSVVGPKLRADPEANRLFLEILTGRKDPEITLRRMNEAGVLARFIPDFGRVVAQMQYDMYHVYTVDEHTLFALGILHKIEMGELTDELPLSSEVIHKVVSRRALYVAVLLHDIAKGRGGDHSILGARVAEKLCPRLGLTAEETETVAWLVRWHLAMSYTAFKRDLEDDKTVRDFVSLVQSPERLRLLLVLTVADIRAVGPQRWNNWKATLLRELYNRSEEVMSGGLSVEGRGRRIQAAQAALRDELSDFDAADFERHLALGYPAYWLAFDAETLGRQARLVREALRDERPLTVNTRIDRGRAITEVTIFATDHHGLFSRLAGALAAAGADIVDARIFTMTNGMALDVFTVQDAAGGGAFESGDKLAKLSVMIEKVLSGQLKPLHDLTKRKAPHASRTRVFHVPPRVLIDNNASTTHTVIEVNGRDRPGLLYDLTRALTNLTLQISSAKISTYGEKAIDVFYVKDVFGLKVTHENKLAQIRERLLHALADPSA from the coding sequence ATGCTCTCCACCCGCGCCGCCTCCGCCGACGCGTCCGACGCCAAGGACGCCGGCACAGCCAACATCCCCAACAAGCGCGCGATCCTGTCCCGGCGCAAGCTGGCGGAGGACCTGGAGACGCTGGTGGCGGAGCATGGAACCGGCGACAAGCTGCGCCCCGCCCTGATCGCCCGGTTGCGCGGCGCGCTGAACGATGGACGGGCGGAGGTGCGCGCCCGCTTCGAGGCCAAGGGATCGGGCGAGGATTGCGTGCGGCAGAACTGCTACCTCGCCGACGGGGTGGTGCGCTCGCTGGCCGACCTCACGGTCACCCACATCTTCCCGACCCCCAACCCGACCTCCGGCGAGGTGTTCGACATCGTCGCCACCGGCGGCTACGGCCGGGGCGAGCTGGCGCCCTTCTCCGACATCGACCTGCTGTTCCTGCTGCCCTACAAGCGCACCCCGCGGGTGGAGCAGGTGGTGGAGTACATGCTCTACATCCTGTGGGACCTCGGGCTGAAGGTCGGCCACGCGGTGCGCAGCGTCGACGACTGCATCCGCCAGTCCAAGGCCGACGTCACCATCCGCACCGCCATCCTTGAATCCCGCTACCTCTGGGGTCCGCGCAAGCTGTTCACCGAGCTGCGCCGCCGCTTCGACCGCGAGGTGGTGGCCGGCACCGGGCCGGAATTCGTCGAGGCCAAGCTGGCCGAGCGCGACAACCGCCACCTGAAGCTGGGCGACAGCCGCTATGTGCTGGAACCCAACCTGAAGGACGGCAAGGGCGGCCTGCGCGATCTCCAGACGCTGTTCTGGATCGCCAAGTACCTGTACCGCGTGGAGGATGTGGACGATCTGGTCGGCAAGAAGGTGCTGCTGCCGGAGGAGGCGCAGCGCTTCGCCAAGGCGCAGAACTTCCTGTGGACCGCGCGCTGCCACCTGCACTACCTGACCGGGCGCATGGAGGACCGGATGACCTTCGACGTGCAGACGTCGATCGGCAACCGCATGGGCTACACCGACCACGCCGGGACCAAGGGCGTGGAGCGCTTCATGAAGCATTACTTCCTGGTCGCCAAGGACGTCGGCGACCTGACCCGTATCTTCTGCGCGGCGCTGGAGGCGGAATCGAAGCGGCCGCCCAAGTTCAACATCCTGCGGCTGGCGGCCCTGGCCCGCCGCAAGGACGTGGACGGTTTCGTGGTGGACGGCGAGCGCCTGAACGTCCGCAGCGACCGCCAGTTCAAGGACGAGCCGCTGGACATGATCCGGCTGTTCCACACCGCCCAGCAGAACGACATCGACATCCACCCCAACGCGTTGCGCGCCATCACGCGCTCGCTGTCGGTGGTGGGGCCGAAGCTGCGCGCCGACCCGGAGGCCAACCGGCTGTTCCTGGAGATTCTGACCGGCCGCAAGGACCCGGAGATCACGCTGCGCCGCATGAACGAGGCCGGGGTGCTGGCCCGATTCATCCCCGACTTCGGCCGGGTGGTCGCGCAGATGCAGTACGACATGTACCATGTCTACACGGTGGACGAGCACACGCTGTTCGCTCTCGGCATCCTGCACAAGATCGAGATGGGCGAACTGACCGACGAGCTGCCGCTGTCGTCAGAAGTGATCCACAAGGTGGTGTCGCGGCGCGCGCTCTACGTCGCCGTGCTGCTGCACGACATCGCCAAGGGCCGCGGCGGCGACCATTCCATCCTCGGCGCTCGGGTGGCGGAGAAGCTGTGCCCGCGCCTCGGCCTGACGGCGGAGGAGACGGAAACGGTCGCCTGGCTGGTGCGCTGGCACCTTGCCATGTCCTACACCGCCTTCAAGCGCGACCTGGAAGACGACAAGACGGTGCGCGACTTCGTCTCGCTCGTCCAGTCGCCGGAGCGGCTGCGCCTTCTGCTGGTGCTGACGGTGGCGGACATCCGGGCGGTCGGGCCGCAGCGCTGGAACAATTGGAAGGCCACGCTGCTGCGCGAGCTGTACAACCGCTCGGAGGAGGTGATGTCCGGCGGCCTGTCGGTCGAAGGGCGCGGGCGCCGCATCCAGGCCGCCCAGGCGGCGCTGCGGGACGAATTGTCCGACTTCGACGCCGCCGATTTCGAACGGCATCTCGCGCTCGGCTACCCGGCCTACTGGCTGGCCTTCGACGCGGAGACGCTGGGCCGTCAGGCGCGGCTGGTCCGCGAGGCGCTGCGCGACGAACGGCCGCTGACCGTCAACACGCGCATCGACCGCGGCCGGGCGATCACCGAGGTGACGATCTTCGCCACCGACCACCATGGCCTGTTCTCCCGCCTCGCCGGGGCGCTGGCGGCGGCGGGAGCGGACATCGTCGACGCCCGCATCTTCACCATGACCAACGGCATGGCGCTGGACGTCTTCACCGTGCAGGATGCGGCGGGCGGCGGCGCCTTCGAGAGCGGCGACAAGCTCGCCAAGCTGTCGGTGATGATCGAGAAGGTGCTGTCCGGCCAGTTGAAGCCGCTGCACGACCTGACCAAGCGCAAGGCCCCGCACGCCAGCCGCACACGCGTCTTCCACGTGCCGCCGCGCGTGCTGATCGACAACAACGCCTCCACCACCCACACGGTGATCGAGGTCAACGGGCGCGACCGTCCCGGCCTGCTCTACGACCTGACCCGCGCGCTGACCAACCTCACCCTGCAAATCTCCTCGGCGAAGATCTCGACCTACGGGGAGAAGGCCATCGACGTCTTCTATGTGAAGGACGTCTTCGGCCTGAAGGTCACCCACGAGAACAAGCTGGCCCAGATCCGCGAGCGGCTGCTGCACGCGCTCGCCGATCCGTCCGCATAA
- the murJ gene encoding murein biosynthesis integral membrane protein MurJ: protein MSFARAIATIGSLTLLSRLAGFARDILTAAVLGAGPVADAFFVALKLPNFFRRLFAEGAFSVAFVPLFAAELQRNGRAAAVAFAEQALAILLTVLLPFTALAILGMPALMHLLAPGFVDEPAKFALAVDMARLTFPYLTLISLVALLGGVLNALDRFGPFAAAPIAFNLTLIAALLTAPRLGLEPGRAMAAAVTLSGVVQLVWMGWACRAAGVTLRLTLPRMTEGMRRLFRLVGPGAIGAGVMQINLFLNVVLASLLPSGAVSFLYYADRLNQMPLGVIGIAIGTALLPVLARHAAAGDERMVRHYLSRALEFSLLLGLPAAVALGVAGAPIVSVLFERGAFGPAEAQATAWALAAYAIGIPAHVIVKALNAAFFARQDTATPVRVAVVVTVANLALGVALMPVLGHVGIALATGLTAWLNLALLAHALRRRGFLQLDGRFLGRAPRIAAAALGMGAALLVGASALAPWLEAASTLVRFGALALLVGAGVAVFGALAQLTGATDLADLKGFLRKDTPELEPPVS, encoded by the coding sequence ATGAGTTTCGCCCGCGCCATCGCCACCATCGGCAGCCTGACGCTGCTGAGCCGGCTGGCCGGCTTCGCCCGCGACATTCTGACCGCGGCGGTGCTCGGCGCCGGGCCGGTGGCCGACGCCTTCTTCGTGGCGCTGAAGCTGCCGAACTTCTTCCGCCGCCTGTTCGCGGAGGGGGCCTTCAGCGTCGCCTTCGTGCCGCTGTTCGCGGCGGAGCTTCAGCGCAACGGCCGCGCCGCCGCGGTGGCCTTCGCCGAGCAGGCGCTGGCGATCCTGCTGACGGTGCTGCTGCCCTTCACCGCCCTGGCCATCCTGGGGATGCCCGCGCTGATGCATCTCCTGGCGCCGGGCTTCGTGGACGAGCCGGCAAAGTTCGCGCTGGCCGTCGACATGGCGCGGCTGACCTTCCCCTATCTGACGCTGATTTCCCTGGTGGCGCTGCTGGGCGGGGTGCTGAACGCGCTGGACCGCTTCGGCCCCTTCGCCGCCGCCCCCATCGCCTTCAACCTGACGCTGATCGCAGCATTGCTGACCGCGCCGCGGCTGGGGCTGGAGCCGGGGCGGGCGATGGCGGCGGCGGTGACGCTGTCGGGCGTGGTGCAACTGGTCTGGATGGGCTGGGCCTGCCGGGCGGCGGGGGTGACGCTGCGCCTGACCCTGCCGCGGATGACCGAGGGGATGCGCCGCCTGTTCCGGCTGGTCGGGCCGGGGGCCATCGGCGCCGGGGTCATGCAGATCAACCTGTTCCTGAACGTCGTTCTGGCCTCGCTGCTGCCGTCGGGCGCGGTGTCCTTCCTCTATTACGCCGACCGGCTGAACCAGATGCCGCTGGGCGTCATCGGCATCGCCATCGGCACCGCGCTGCTGCCCGTGCTCGCCCGCCACGCCGCGGCGGGGGACGAACGGATGGTCCGCCACTATCTCAGCCGCGCCTTGGAGTTCAGCCTGCTGCTCGGCCTGCCGGCGGCGGTGGCGCTGGGGGTGGCCGGGGCGCCCATCGTGTCGGTGCTGTTCGAGCGCGGTGCCTTCGGCCCGGCGGAGGCGCAGGCGACGGCCTGGGCGCTGGCCGCCTACGCCATCGGCATCCCCGCCCATGTGATCGTCAAGGCGCTGAACGCCGCCTTCTTCGCCCGCCAGGACACGGCGACCCCGGTGCGCGTCGCCGTGGTGGTGACGGTGGCCAATCTGGCGCTGGGCGTCGCGCTGATGCCGGTGCTGGGGCATGTCGGGATCGCGCTGGCGACCGGGCTGACCGCCTGGTTGAACCTCGCTTTGCTGGCCCACGCGCTGCGCCGCCGGGGGTTCCTGCAGCTCGACGGACGTTTCCTCGGCCGCGCGCCGCGCATCGCCGCGGCGGCGCTGGGCATGGGGGCGGCGCTGCTGGTCGGGGCGTCGGCCCTGGCGCCGTGGCTGGAGGCGGCGTCCACCCTGGTCCGCTTCGGCGCGCTGGCCCTGCTGGTCGGCGCCGGCGTGGCGGTGTTCGGGGCGCTGGCGCAGCTGACCGGCGCCACCGATCTGGCCGACCTGAAGGGCTTCCTGCGCAAGGACACTCCGGAATTGGAGCCGCCCGTGTCTTGA
- a CDS encoding ATP-binding protein, translated as MEARLVLPAVAVAVAIAALWWTLLTRIDREERFLDQTTRQHTAAMAQLVEEQAIATFRRLDDLLIDVASHVEKDIPLLIPTRRSFEEGLAASIRIYDANSWLSMGLGRTTTRNPVLEWEEFARHKSGAHRKGNQKGFVIGLPFVSPGTSDVFIPVSRRLEGADGTFRGVAVIDVPAEIFSRFYGRLDLPHDSSVAIARADGPLLARQALQDQVFGRSFRGSGLWPEAGSGTVQHHRVVSPVDGVERIYAFRASADYPLMTVVGESVETVFGAWRQNRLFSIIWAAATTTVILLFTTAFLVELQRRRHGDRALRIRNRAMEWSGDGILIADATRPGVPVVYTNPAFARLMGIAPGAADGRAARKVLGGLMEDETGLCPLCDGAEDAGDMSAKFLRPGTGMEGDAPEVWLELRASPVRGPGGKLVSVIATVRDITEHKTAQAALAEARREADRANIGKSKFLAAASHDLRQPVQSLMLLMEALSARATDPAMRKILTTMDRALGALKMLLDGLLDVSRLEAGAVEPKRTVFPVTELLDRIAANSRPVAVRKGLLLHIMPCGAHVDSDPMLLGRILQNFVENALRYTNRGRILVGCRRRGAVLRIEVWDTGIGIPTDRQEDIFQEFVQVGNASRDRDQGLGLGLAVVRRLAGMLDHPVSLRSEPGRGSVFRVEVPLADPPAPAKTLPEGFPVTARMRAGARVLVVEDDPIVREGLCAMIRQWGHEAFPAASFGEAVEALRRHPDPDVIVADYRLGEAHTGTETIREVRRRSKRPIPGILVTGDTAPERLAEAEAGKFSILHKPVLADDLRRAIALALAPAALAPPAPSAPSGPAQRALVD; from the coding sequence ATGGAGGCTCGTCTCGTTCTTCCCGCCGTTGCGGTCGCCGTCGCCATCGCGGCGCTGTGGTGGACGCTGCTGACCCGCATCGACCGCGAGGAACGCTTCCTCGACCAGACGACCCGCCAGCACACGGCGGCGATGGCGCAGCTGGTCGAGGAACAGGCCATCGCCACCTTCCGCCGGCTGGACGATCTTCTGATCGACGTCGCCTCCCATGTCGAAAAGGACATTCCGCTCCTGATTCCGACCCGGCGGTCGTTCGAGGAAGGCTTGGCCGCCTCCATCCGGATTTACGACGCGAACAGCTGGCTGTCCATGGGCTTGGGGCGGACCACCACCCGCAACCCGGTGCTAGAGTGGGAGGAGTTCGCCCGGCACAAGTCCGGCGCCCACCGTAAGGGGAACCAGAAGGGTTTCGTCATCGGCCTGCCCTTCGTCAGCCCGGGCACGTCGGACGTGTTCATTCCGGTGTCGCGCCGGCTGGAGGGCGCGGACGGGACGTTCCGCGGCGTCGCCGTGATCGACGTTCCGGCGGAGATCTTCTCCCGCTTCTACGGCCGGTTGGACCTGCCGCACGACAGCTCGGTCGCCATCGCCCGCGCGGACGGCCCGCTGCTGGCCCGCCAAGCCCTTCAGGATCAGGTGTTCGGGCGCAGCTTCCGCGGCTCCGGCCTGTGGCCGGAGGCCGGCAGCGGAACGGTTCAGCACCATCGCGTCGTCAGCCCGGTGGACGGGGTGGAGCGCATCTACGCCTTCCGTGCCTCCGCCGACTACCCGCTGATGACGGTGGTTGGGGAGTCGGTGGAGACGGTGTTCGGCGCGTGGCGGCAGAACCGGCTCTTTTCCATCATCTGGGCCGCCGCCACCACCACGGTGATCCTGCTGTTCACCACCGCCTTCCTGGTGGAGCTTCAGCGCCGCCGCCACGGCGACCGGGCGCTGCGCATCCGCAACCGGGCCATGGAATGGAGCGGCGACGGCATCCTGATCGCCGACGCCACCCGGCCCGGCGTGCCGGTGGTCTACACCAACCCCGCCTTCGCCCGGCTGATGGGGATCGCTCCGGGCGCCGCCGACGGGCGCGCCGCGCGCAAGGTGCTGGGCGGCCTGATGGAGGACGAGACGGGGCTGTGCCCGCTGTGCGACGGCGCCGAGGACGCCGGGGACATGAGCGCGAAGTTTCTGCGCCCGGGCACGGGTATGGAAGGCGATGCGCCGGAGGTCTGGCTGGAGCTGCGCGCTTCGCCGGTGCGCGGCCCCGGCGGGAAGCTGGTCAGCGTGATCGCCACCGTCCGCGACATCACCGAGCACAAGACCGCCCAGGCCGCGCTGGCCGAGGCGCGACGGGAGGCCGACCGCGCCAACATCGGCAAGTCGAAGTTCCTGGCGGCGGCCAGCCACGACCTGCGCCAGCCCGTGCAGTCGCTGATGCTGCTGATGGAGGCGCTGTCCGCCCGCGCCACCGATCCCGCCATGCGCAAGATCCTGACCACCATGGACCGCGCGCTGGGCGCCCTGAAGATGCTGCTCGACGGGCTGTTGGACGTGTCGCGTCTGGAGGCCGGGGCGGTGGAGCCGAAGAGGACGGTCTTCCCGGTGACCGAGCTGCTGGACCGCATCGCCGCCAACAGCCGCCCGGTGGCGGTGCGCAAGGGGCTGCTGCTGCACATCATGCCCTGCGGCGCCCATGTGGACAGCGACCCGATGCTGCTGGGCCGCATCCTGCAGAACTTCGTGGAGAATGCGCTGCGCTACACAAACCGCGGGCGCATCCTGGTCGGTTGCCGGCGGCGCGGCGCGGTGCTGCGGATCGAGGTGTGGGACACCGGCATCGGCATCCCGACCGACCGGCAGGAGGACATCTTCCAGGAGTTCGTGCAGGTCGGGAACGCCAGCCGGGACCGCGACCAGGGGCTGGGCCTCGGCCTCGCCGTGGTGCGCCGGCTGGCCGGCATGCTGGACCATCCGGTCAGCCTGCGCTCCGAACCGGGGCGGGGGTCGGTGTTCCGGGTGGAGGTGCCGCTCGCCGATCCCCCCGCCCCGGCCAAGACGCTGCCGGAGGGCTTTCCCGTGACCGCCCGCATGAGGGCCGGCGCCCGCGTGCTGGTGGTCGAGGACGACCCCATCGTGCGCGAGGGACTGTGCGCGATGATCCGGCAATGGGGGCACGAGGCGTTTCCCGCCGCCAGCTTCGGCGAGGCGGTGGAGGCGCTGCGCCGCCACCCCGATCCGGACGTGATCGTCGCCGATTACCGGCTGGGCGAGGCGCACACCGGCACCGAAACCATCCGCGAGGTGCGGCGGCGGTCGAAGCGCCCGATCCCCGGCATCCTGGTGACCGGCGACACCGCCCCTGAGCGTCTGGCCGAGGCCGAGGCCGGCAAGTTCAGCATCCTGCACAAGCCCGTCCTGGCCGACGATCTGCGCCGGGCCATCGCCCTGGCCCTGGCCCCGGCCGCGCTGGCCCCACCGGCGCCGTCCGCGCCGTCCGGTCCCGCGCAGCGCGCACTGGTCGACTGA
- a CDS encoding ABC transporter substrate-binding protein: protein MIRAKLAVTAAAVALGAGLWAGAAQADITIALAGPMTGAAAAYGEQTRAGVEAAVADINAKGGLLGQKLVLTIADDACDAKQAVAAANKLVSQNVAAVIGHVCSGASIAASNVYGEEGIVMISPTATSPQLTDRGLKNVFRVCGRDDQQGEVAAKLIADRYKGKKVAIVHDKQAYGQGLADDVKRRLNAAGITEAAFTSITAGEKDYSALITRLKSDGVDVLYYGGYDQELGLIARQAADQQFRPQIIGADGIQPQSYWNIAGDTAEGTLFTFSPDPQRNPAAKPVVEALQAKNIRTDGFTLFAYAAVQTYAEAVQKANSAKSDAVAKALRAGPSFDTVVGSLSFDDKGDLKQPGYVFWAWKNGEKVQVD from the coding sequence ATGATCCGTGCGAAGCTGGCTGTGACCGCCGCCGCCGTCGCCCTGGGGGCCGGCCTGTGGGCCGGGGCCGCCCAGGCCGACATCACCATCGCGCTGGCTGGTCCGATGACCGGCGCCGCCGCCGCCTACGGCGAGCAGACCCGCGCCGGGGTCGAGGCCGCCGTGGCCGACATCAACGCCAAGGGCGGGCTGCTCGGCCAGAAGCTGGTCCTGACCATCGCCGACGACGCCTGCGACGCCAAGCAGGCGGTGGCCGCCGCCAACAAGCTGGTGAGCCAGAACGTCGCCGCGGTGATCGGCCATGTCTGCTCCGGCGCCTCCATCGCCGCCTCGAACGTCTATGGCGAGGAGGGGATCGTGATGATCTCCCCCACCGCGACCAGCCCGCAGCTCACCGACCGCGGCCTGAAGAACGTCTTCCGCGTCTGCGGCCGCGACGACCAGCAGGGCGAGGTGGCGGCCAAGCTGATCGCCGACCGCTACAAGGGCAAGAAGGTCGCCATCGTCCACGACAAGCAGGCCTACGGCCAGGGCCTCGCCGACGACGTGAAGCGCCGCCTGAACGCCGCCGGCATCACCGAGGCCGCCTTCACCAGCATCACCGCCGGCGAGAAGGATTATTCCGCGCTCATCACCCGCCTGAAGTCGGATGGCGTCGACGTGCTCTATTACGGCGGCTACGACCAGGAGCTGGGCCTGATCGCCCGTCAGGCGGCCGACCAGCAGTTCCGCCCGCAGATCATCGGGGCCGACGGCATCCAGCCGCAGTCCTACTGGAACATTGCCGGCGACACGGCGGAAGGCACGCTGTTCACTTTCTCGCCCGACCCGCAGCGCAACCCCGCCGCCAAGCCGGTGGTGGAGGCCCTGCAGGCCAAGAACATCCGCACCGACGGCTTCACCCTGTTCGCCTATGCCGCGGTGCAGACCTACGCCGAGGCCGTGCAGAAGGCCAACAGCGCCAAGTCCGACGCCGTGGCGAAGGCGCTGCGCGCCGGCCCGTCCTTCGACACGGTGGTCGGCTCGCTGTCCTTCGACGACAAGGGCGATCTGAAGCAGCCGGGCTACGTGTTCTGGGCCTGGAAGAACGGCGAGAAGGTCCAGGTGGACTGA
- a CDS encoding replication protein RepA, with the protein MGDVHQLIMTHGRREARNLVDPKRASVVDVAAAVLEDESNALGITYSGFCLTSLPHRKLAPDAEWRRDQGRVTLLVEPGKERKRDGSLMPVGVPYGAKARLILLYLQTRAIQDNSREIELGRSMNDWLDRMGVSAGGSTYKAVQEQATRINLCRLTFFWDKDGAEGFAKENIVNGGIRLRDDDGQGTLWRETVQLSETFFAALKRSPVPIWEPAIRHIGGCSMAIDVYVWLAYRLHVLRDPIPVTWKALFTQFGGGYKELKHFKPEFRVALDLALAVYEAARVEFSDTGVLLYPSPPPIPERKILPAARG; encoded by the coding sequence ATGGGCGACGTGCACCAACTCATCATGACGCATGGCCGGCGCGAGGCGCGGAACCTCGTGGACCCGAAGCGGGCCAGCGTCGTCGATGTTGCGGCGGCGGTGCTGGAGGACGAGTCCAACGCGCTGGGCATCACCTACTCCGGATTCTGCCTGACCAGCCTGCCCCACCGGAAGCTGGCGCCGGACGCCGAATGGCGCCGCGACCAGGGCCGCGTCACCCTGCTGGTCGAGCCGGGCAAGGAGCGCAAGCGCGACGGCAGCCTGATGCCGGTCGGCGTCCCCTACGGCGCCAAGGCGCGTCTGATCCTGCTCTATCTCCAGACCCGCGCCATCCAGGACAACAGCCGCGAGATCGAGCTTGGCCGCTCGATGAACGACTGGCTCGACCGCATGGGCGTCTCGGCCGGCGGTTCCACCTACAAGGCGGTGCAGGAGCAGGCGACCCGCATCAACCTGTGCCGCCTGACCTTCTTCTGGGACAAGGACGGGGCCGAGGGCTTCGCCAAGGAGAACATCGTCAACGGCGGCATCCGTCTGCGCGACGACGACGGCCAGGGCACGCTGTGGCGTGAAACGGTGCAGCTGTCGGAAACCTTCTTCGCCGCGCTGAAGCGCTCCCCCGTCCCGATCTGGGAGCCGGCGATCCGCCACATCGGCGGCTGTTCGATGGCAATCGACGTCTATGTCTGGCTGGCCTACCGGCTGCACGTGCTGCGCGACCCGATTCCGGTGACCTGGAAGGCGCTCTTCACCCAGTTCGGCGGCGGCTACAAGGAGCTGAAGCACTTCAAGCCGGAGTTCCGCGTCGCGCTGGACCTGGCGCTGGCCGTCTACGAGGCGGCGCGGGTGGAATTCTCCGACACCGGGGTGCTGCTCTACCCGTCGCCCCCGCCGATTCCGGAGCGCAAGATCCTCCCCGCCGCGCGCGGGTAA